One Persicobacter psychrovividus DNA window includes the following coding sequences:
- a CDS encoding aspartate aminotransferase family protein: MELTNQEIFYQHQAQTSPYPLGIEIERAEGVFMYDTEGKAYMDLISGIAVNNLGHGHPRVIKAVKDQVDKYLFVMVYGEMVQKPQIDLTRNLLSVLPEQLNCTYFVNSGTEANEAALKLAKRYTGRTELVSFNRSYHGNTHGSLSVSGNEVKKNAFRPLLPDVRFIDFNVEEDLKQITERTAGVIVEPIQGDAGVRIPSVNYMKALRKRCDEVGAVLIFDEIQTGFGRTGKFFAFEHFGVVPDVLTMAKGMAGGMAMGCFVANQKLMKTLSHDPILGHITTFGGHPVCCAAANAVVETLKEEPLIAAAEGKGQLIEDLLNTHPAVKEIRRKGLMFAIDMDSFELVNRVVTKCIERGVITYWFLSTPYAFRIAPPLVISEEEIRQACATILQVIEEEYQKE; the protein is encoded by the coding sequence ATGGAATTGACGAATCAAGAAATATTTTATCAGCACCAAGCGCAAACTTCTCCCTACCCTTTAGGTATCGAGATTGAGCGTGCTGAAGGCGTGTTTATGTACGATACTGAGGGGAAGGCCTATATGGATTTGATCTCGGGTATTGCGGTGAATAATTTGGGGCATGGTCATCCACGGGTGATTAAAGCGGTGAAGGATCAGGTGGACAAATACCTGTTTGTGATGGTCTATGGTGAAATGGTGCAGAAGCCACAAATCGACCTCACCCGTAATTTATTGTCTGTTTTGCCCGAGCAGCTGAATTGTACCTATTTTGTGAACTCGGGTACAGAAGCCAATGAGGCGGCGCTGAAGCTGGCCAAAAGATATACGGGGCGCACGGAACTCGTGAGTTTCAACCGTTCCTACCACGGAAATACGCATGGCTCATTGAGTGTGTCGGGGAATGAGGTGAAGAAGAATGCTTTCCGTCCGTTGTTGCCGGATGTGCGTTTTATCGACTTCAATGTGGAGGAAGATTTGAAGCAGATTACCGAGCGTACGGCGGGGGTGATTGTTGAACCGATTCAAGGCGATGCCGGTGTTCGGATTCCTTCAGTAAATTATATGAAAGCCCTCCGTAAGCGATGTGATGAGGTCGGTGCGGTACTGATTTTTGATGAAATTCAGACGGGCTTCGGACGCACGGGGAAATTCTTTGCTTTTGAGCATTTCGGCGTCGTGCCCGATGTACTGACCATGGCTAAAGGCATGGCAGGCGGTATGGCGATGGGCTGTTTTGTGGCGAATCAAAAGTTGATGAAAACCCTTAGTCATGATCCTATTTTGGGGCATATTACTACTTTTGGCGGGCATCCTGTATGTTGTGCGGCGGCCAATGCTGTTGTGGAAACCCTGAAAGAAGAACCGCTGATTGCAGCGGCTGAAGGCAAAGGGCAATTGATTGAAGACCTGCTGAATACGCACCCTGCGGTGAAGGAAATCCGCAGAAAAGGACTGATGTTTGCCATTGATATGGACAGTTTTGAGTTGGTTAATCGGGTGGTAACCAAATGCATTGAAAGAGGTGTAATTACCTATTGGTTTCTTTCTACGCCATACGCATTCCGCATTGCACCTCCTTTGGTAATTTCTGAAGAAGAAATTCGACAGGCCTGTGCCACGATCTTGCAAGTCATTGAAGAGGAGTATCAGAAAGAATAA
- a CDS encoding carboxypeptidase-like regulatory domain-containing protein, with the protein MNNTRLHIALIEATSPKRKKTISFKALACCWWLVAGLAFSSVAQKRVEKLAKRSVLRAKVIDADNGSGLPFAAIAVKDHYGVGVNTAMDGKFELNLEAITPQDSLVINYMGYHNRTVSVAQVFDMKGHAIEMTSETKLLGEIVVEAGENPALAFLKKNRKAWRQQVAKDRHHRQSRKATILWETTDKPEHTGWLMADLSKYLTVDKKDGKQHLPVMVAQYDLVRKIRQGRVIETKTIKKEKKGLGFDANGVLGEVMGNAKLMIDNIMNPQVIVMDRTVVSPFNSLGGQIYEFVLADEPVERSGKKFYKLDFEPKKNIETGFIGTLWFCAQDSLLTEVSMKLKNSANQNFLTHFDFDQQWMTGPNGEHYPTVTHYNQEMTGLPVFKHLNAHYTLRDCWLDGKKATATTAPVSSSNYVAPALAQASDNAMQVMDQLNSTSRIAKFNKWVNVFGSGYYEFKHWDLGHALDFMLYNDIEGARPGAGAMTDELFNKKLFVSAYSGYGVQDQQWKYNLDTRVIFNRQKRLTLGVKVRNELAPLANLSFEQPPLEADFRMAQWGALSKRMPFYQRLAQADFTTRLHPDWLLTTAVRHEELSAPEKNVFRTDMPTPNWIANEGVVELRWSPHDRSLYNKNYRLLRKGGQPYPEFRLGYVPGNVVDGQHHSYTYNKVYFQLRSEFAPVIPSMGETSYFLQAGFIQGKAPFPFLRVSQGIDGPVYAYGSHQIMNSFEFVSDKYVEFEMQHFFEGALFNRVPGLRWLHEKTGMGVVVDFDFAYGGMSKENQQLNAAYFPADGHFQTYQEPYMAVGYGLHNIFKIFFVEYWNRLTYKNQPYSMKNDGWTVGFALRM; encoded by the coding sequence ATGAATAATACACGACTCCATATAGCACTCATTGAAGCGACATCACCAAAACGCAAAAAAACAATCAGTTTTAAAGCCCTTGCTTGTTGCTGGTGGTTGGTGGCTGGCCTTGCTTTTTCATCCGTAGCACAAAAACGGGTGGAGAAATTGGCGAAAAGATCCGTATTGAGGGCGAAGGTGATTGATGCCGACAATGGCTCAGGCTTGCCGTTTGCCGCTATTGCTGTAAAAGACCATTACGGTGTAGGGGTGAATACTGCAATGGATGGGAAGTTCGAATTGAACCTTGAAGCGATTACTCCACAGGATTCGCTGGTCATCAATTATATGGGTTATCATAACCGCACGGTATCGGTAGCACAGGTTTTTGATATGAAAGGCCATGCCATTGAAATGACTTCGGAAACAAAATTACTGGGGGAAATTGTTGTGGAGGCCGGTGAAAATCCTGCACTGGCATTTTTGAAGAAAAACCGAAAAGCATGGCGACAGCAGGTGGCCAAAGACCGTCACCATCGTCAGTCGAGAAAAGCAACCATCCTTTGGGAAACCACCGACAAGCCTGAACATACGGGTTGGCTGATGGCAGATTTATCGAAATACCTGACCGTCGATAAGAAAGATGGCAAACAGCACCTTCCGGTAATGGTCGCACAATATGATTTGGTACGCAAAATCAGACAGGGCAGAGTCATTGAAACTAAAACCATCAAAAAGGAGAAAAAAGGACTCGGCTTTGATGCCAACGGGGTACTTGGCGAGGTGATGGGCAATGCCAAGCTGATGATCGACAACATCATGAATCCACAGGTGATTGTGATGGACCGCACGGTGGTATCGCCCTTCAACAGTCTTGGCGGGCAGATTTATGAATTTGTATTGGCTGATGAGCCAGTGGAAAGAAGTGGTAAGAAATTCTATAAGCTGGATTTTGAGCCCAAGAAAAATATAGAGACAGGTTTTATCGGGACATTGTGGTTTTGTGCTCAGGACAGTCTGCTGACAGAGGTGAGTATGAAGCTGAAAAACAGTGCCAACCAGAACTTTTTGACCCATTTTGATTTCGATCAGCAATGGATGACTGGCCCGAATGGGGAGCATTACCCAACGGTTACACACTATAATCAGGAAATGACGGGCCTGCCAGTTTTCAAACACCTGAATGCGCACTACACTTTGCGGGACTGTTGGCTTGATGGTAAAAAAGCAACGGCCACAACGGCACCAGTGTCTTCGTCCAACTATGTAGCTCCTGCCTTGGCGCAGGCTTCAGACAATGCCATGCAGGTGATGGATCAGCTGAACAGCACAAGCCGCATTGCCAAGTTCAATAAATGGGTGAATGTTTTTGGCTCAGGCTATTATGAATTCAAGCACTGGGATCTTGGCCACGCCCTTGATTTTATGCTTTATAACGATATTGAAGGGGCGCGTCCGGGTGCAGGGGCCATGACAGACGAGCTCTTTAACAAAAAGCTGTTTGTTTCTGCTTACTCGGGCTATGGGGTGCAAGATCAGCAATGGAAATACAATCTTGATACGAGGGTCATTTTTAACCGTCAGAAGCGATTGACGCTTGGCGTGAAAGTGCGCAATGAACTGGCTCCTTTGGCGAACTTATCTTTTGAACAACCGCCACTCGAAGCGGATTTCCGCATGGCTCAGTGGGGAGCACTTTCTAAACGGATGCCGTTCTATCAACGCCTCGCCCAGGCCGACTTCACCACACGATTACACCCTGACTGGTTGCTGACGACCGCAGTGCGACATGAGGAGTTGAGTGCTCCAGAAAAAAATGTATTCAGAACAGATATGCCCACACCTAACTGGATTGCCAATGAAGGGGTGGTCGAGTTGAGATGGAGCCCGCATGACCGTAGTTTATACAATAAAAATTACCGATTACTCAGAAAAGGCGGGCAGCCGTATCCTGAATTTCGACTGGGTTATGTGCCAGGAAATGTCGTCGATGGGCAACATCATTCTTACACCTACAACAAAGTGTATTTTCAGTTGCGCTCAGAATTTGCCCCAGTGATTCCTTCTATGGGGGAGACGTCCTACTTCCTTCAGGCGGGATTTATTCAGGGGAAAGCACCATTTCCTTTTTTGCGGGTTTCGCAGGGAATCGACGGGCCAGTTTATGCTTATGGAAGCCATCAGATCATGAATTCTTTTGAATTTGTAAGTGATAAGTATGTTGAATTTGAGATGCAGCACTTTTTCGAAGGGGCGCTGTTCAACAGGGTGCCTGGTTTGAGGTGGTTGCATGAAAAAACAGGCATGGGCGTTGTCGTGGACTTTGATTTTGCCTATGGCGGAATGTCCAAAGAGAACCAACAACTCAATGCGGCTTACTTTCCAGCTGACGGACATTTTCAAACCTATCAGGAGCCTTATATGGCCGTTGGTTATGGTTTGCACAACATTTTCAAGATATTCTTTGTCGAATATTGGAATCGTCTGACGTATAAAAATCAGCCATATTCGATGAAGAATGACGGCTGGACAGTCGGCTTTGCTTTGAGAATGTAA
- a CDS encoding voltage-gated chloride channel family protein, whose translation MNFPFTQHTYHQIKMLLKWLLIITPLAVIVGSINAFFLWLLSKATDFRISTYDNYAWIIYLLPLAGVAIIWAYRKFGKNSEGGNNLILDEIHASSAGIPGRMSPFVLFSTVITHLFGGSAGREGTAVQIGGATAEQLGKLFRLDENDHKLILIAGVAAGFGSIFGTPFTGAIFALEVLYIGRMRYNAIIPALYASVIANFVTVAWGTHHSHNKLSNITDPINVAFNMDIHFLPVSLLIIKIIVASIAFGLAGYLFGELTHQVKDTLKKHIKNPYLIPVVGGAVVIAIVTATQNYDYIGIGVKPYHEGGVAISTAFQEGGAYWYSWISKLVLTAITLGAGFKGGEVTPLFFVGATLGNTMGVLLDGPIPLFAALGFIGVFSAATNTPLACTIMGVELFGSEYFLYFALACFTAYYFSGHTGIYTSQKVHTPKHIGSLQKFEENLGQLRKKGKHLRPPKTNSSDDSKG comes from the coding sequence ATGAATTTCCCCTTTACTCAACACACCTACCATCAAATTAAAATGCTCCTGAAATGGCTATTGATCATTACTCCACTCGCTGTGATTGTGGGGTCCATCAATGCCTTTTTTCTGTGGTTACTTTCCAAGGCCACGGATTTCAGAATTTCCACTTACGACAATTATGCATGGATCATCTACCTGTTGCCTTTGGCAGGGGTCGCCATCATCTGGGCTTACCGTAAGTTTGGGAAAAACTCCGAAGGGGGCAACAACCTGATCCTTGATGAGATCCATGCCTCCAGTGCAGGAATTCCTGGTCGCATGAGCCCTTTTGTCCTATTTTCCACGGTCATCACCCACCTTTTTGGGGGCTCGGCAGGCCGAGAGGGGACGGCCGTTCAGATTGGAGGAGCCACCGCCGAACAACTGGGCAAACTTTTCCGCCTGGACGAAAACGATCATAAGCTGATTTTGATAGCGGGTGTCGCCGCAGGTTTCGGCTCCATTTTCGGCACACCATTTACTGGGGCAATTTTCGCTCTGGAGGTGCTGTATATCGGCCGCATGCGATATAATGCGATTATTCCAGCGCTGTACGCTTCTGTTATCGCCAACTTCGTGACCGTCGCCTGGGGGACTCACCACAGCCATAACAAGCTCAGCAACATCACCGACCCGATCAATGTGGCCTTTAACATGGACATCCATTTTCTGCCCGTTAGTTTGCTGATCATCAAAATTATTGTTGCCAGTATCGCATTTGGTCTGGCGGGTTATCTTTTTGGGGAACTCACCCACCAGGTGAAAGACACCCTCAAAAAACACATCAAAAACCCTTACCTGATTCCCGTTGTTGGGGGTGCCGTGGTGATCGCCATTGTTACGGCGACACAAAATTATGATTATATCGGTATTGGGGTGAAGCCTTACCATGAGGGAGGCGTTGCCATCAGTACGGCCTTTCAGGAAGGTGGAGCATATTGGTACTCCTGGATTTCAAAATTAGTATTGACCGCCATTACACTTGGCGCAGGATTTAAAGGTGGCGAGGTAACCCCATTGTTTTTTGTGGGTGCCACTTTAGGCAACACCATGGGTGTTTTACTTGACGGCCCCATTCCATTGTTTGCCGCACTGGGATTCATTGGCGTATTTTCTGCCGCCACCAACACTCCCCTGGCTTGTACCATTATGGGCGTTGAACTTTTCGGCTCTGAATATTTCCTTTACTTCGCCTTGGCCTGTTTCACAGCTTATTATTTCAGCGGGCATACAGGGATCTATACCTCCCAGAAAGTGCATACACCGAAGCATATTGGTTCTTTGCAAAAGTTTGAAGAAAATTTGGGGCAATTGAGGAAAAAGGGTAAACATTTACGACCTCCAAAAACCAACTCCTCGGATGACTCGAAGGGTTAG
- a CDS encoding ACP phosphodiesterase yields the protein MNYLAHLHLSAPDAALMAGNYIGDFVKGKNFSAFPKGVAEGIIMHRSIDHFTDTHPLVLEAKSLIRPRQGKWSGVVMDMFFDHFLAKDFEQWQGMNLEEFTTNSYQKIAAFHDCFPERAKQIYQYMSKDDWLLSYATETGICQALAGISNRVRHPNNMKQAYSDLKEFGDPIKGLFREFYQELQAHCISGDF from the coding sequence ATGAACTACCTCGCCCATTTGCACCTTTCTGCGCCCGATGCTGCCCTGATGGCTGGCAATTATATCGGTGATTTTGTTAAGGGAAAAAACTTCAGTGCTTTTCCCAAAGGCGTGGCCGAGGGCATCATCATGCATCGAAGCATTGACCACTTTACCGATACGCACCCCTTGGTTTTGGAAGCCAAAAGCCTGATCCGTCCACGGCAGGGCAAGTGGTCGGGCGTGGTGATGGACATGTTTTTTGATCATTTTTTGGCGAAGGATTTTGAGCAATGGCAAGGAATGAATTTGGAAGAATTCACCACCAACAGCTATCAGAAAATTGCTGCTTTCCACGATTGTTTCCCCGAACGGGCGAAACAGATCTATCAGTACATGAGCAAGGATGATTGGTTGCTGAGCTATGCGACGGAAACGGGTATCTGTCAGGCGTTGGCGGGTATTAGCAATCGGGTGCGGCATCCGAATAATATGAAACAGGCATATTCCGATCTGAAGGAATTCGGTGACCCGATTAAGGGACTGTTCCGAGAATTTTATCAGGAATTGCAGGCGCATTGTATTTCGGGGGATTTTTAA
- a CDS encoding pentapeptide repeat-containing protein: METKSIGRKIAEARKNSQLSQAKLSEELFISPQAVGKWERGGSMPDIISLNKLAKILKVDLNYFSEDFDSTPQNNTKPTAEEKAINNTFDFSGGIWEDADFSGLKNLHQQFREGNLKNCQFIGATLSPLHLKDNQIIQCDFTKSDWQQSKVERSSLTKNTFEQTNFSKASFLKSYIKNGSMVGANFSEATFDHCHLQQLKCKHALWQKTKFTQTSFEQMTFVGQFEDCAFDGCGFKKVTFENATLVNTFFKNNRKLKDIRFVNCKADALTCAFLKNEGVKLDGIEVVEE; this comes from the coding sequence ATGGAAACAAAATCAATCGGAAGAAAAATCGCCGAGGCACGAAAAAATTCACAACTTTCTCAGGCTAAACTGTCGGAAGAACTGTTCATCAGTCCGCAGGCAGTCGGCAAGTGGGAAAGGGGGGGATCCATGCCCGACATCATCAGCTTGAATAAATTGGCGAAGATTCTAAAGGTGGATCTGAATTACTTTTCAGAAGATTTTGACTCCACACCACAGAACAATACCAAGCCAACAGCCGAGGAAAAAGCAATAAACAACACCTTTGATTTTTCAGGTGGAATTTGGGAAGATGCTGATTTTTCAGGTTTAAAAAATCTGCACCAACAATTCCGCGAAGGCAACCTTAAAAACTGTCAATTCATAGGCGCAACCCTCTCCCCGCTTCATCTCAAGGACAATCAAATTATCCAATGTGATTTCACAAAATCCGATTGGCAACAAAGTAAGGTGGAGCGATCATCCCTGACCAAAAACACTTTTGAACAGACCAATTTCTCAAAAGCTTCTTTCCTCAAAAGCTACATCAAAAATGGATCAATGGTCGGTGCTAATTTCAGCGAAGCCACCTTCGATCACTGCCACCTTCAGCAGTTGAAATGTAAGCATGCTCTATGGCAAAAGACGAAATTCACGCAAACTTCCTTCGAACAGATGACCTTCGTTGGCCAATTCGAGGATTGTGCTTTTGACGGTTGTGGGTTCAAAAAAGTAACCTTCGAAAATGCGACTTTGGTCAATACTTTTTTCAAAAATAATAGAAAGTTAAAAGATATCCGCTTTGTGAATTGTAAAGCCGATGCTTTGACTTGTGCTTTCCTGAAGAATGAAGGTGTGAAGTTGGATGGAATTGAGGTGGTGGAGGAATAA
- a CDS encoding AAA domain-containing protein: MPSTSEIAIQQTIKLLQQEKEADLAIFRQQVMERSIDKKRKDGVCWYPVQLNKQFYGTGERLVIDIERIKGQEDNHQFGAGKSVAIFVNDNGQQGKKWLSGVIQYVRGQVARIVLQEDELPDWVTEGGHLGLQLMFEETTYREMERALNIVANATGRAKELREIMLGDQQAGFKEAFPEQLPQLNPSQNNALYKIQTAKDVAVVHGPPGTGKTTTLVYAIRQVCKKEKTVLVCAPSNAAVDLLTSKLDEMGLSVIRLGHPARVTESSMQFTLDMQIVNHSSYSDLKTVKKKREEYIRLAGKYKRKFGTEERAQRTRLYQEASRLAEEARMLENYISDDLLDKTQVITCTLVGASHYLLREMKFKTVFIDEAAQALEPACWIPILKAYRVVLAGDHHQLPPTIKSFEAAKAGLSRTLFEKTINNNDADEMLTIQYRMNEEIMGYSNKHFYQGRLKAHPTVKNGRWESLSPVVWVDTAGAGFFEQQHRDSRSSFNPKEGQILFGYLKQLAEASPENIPTVGIIAPYKAQVEWLKQHLEQEWKDHPWRANISVNTVDAFQGQERDIILMSMVRSNTDCKIGFLQDQRRMNVAMTRAKKHLWIIGDSATLSSDDFFDQMLNYIQNIEGYQSVFDAQFQEWM; this comes from the coding sequence ATGCCCTCAACTTCTGAGATTGCCATCCAACAAACCATCAAATTATTGCAGCAGGAAAAAGAAGCAGACCTGGCGATTTTCCGACAGCAGGTGATGGAACGATCTATCGACAAAAAAAGGAAGGATGGCGTTTGTTGGTATCCTGTTCAGCTCAATAAACAATTCTATGGCACTGGCGAACGGCTTGTGATTGATATTGAACGCATCAAAGGGCAGGAAGATAACCATCAGTTTGGGGCAGGGAAGAGTGTGGCGATTTTTGTCAATGATAACGGGCAGCAAGGAAAAAAATGGCTTTCGGGCGTGATTCAGTACGTTCGTGGGCAGGTGGCCAGAATTGTATTGCAGGAAGATGAATTGCCAGATTGGGTTACTGAAGGTGGACACCTCGGCTTGCAACTCATGTTTGAGGAAACCACCTACCGCGAGATGGAACGGGCATTAAATATTGTGGCCAATGCTACCGGCCGGGCCAAGGAGCTGCGCGAAATTATGCTCGGTGATCAGCAGGCAGGTTTTAAGGAGGCCTTTCCGGAACAATTGCCACAGCTGAATCCCTCTCAGAACAATGCCCTGTATAAGATACAGACGGCAAAAGATGTGGCGGTGGTTCATGGCCCTCCGGGCACGGGGAAAACCACCACTTTGGTTTATGCGATCCGTCAGGTTTGTAAAAAAGAGAAGACCGTTTTGGTTTGTGCACCTTCCAATGCGGCGGTTGATTTGCTCACTTCCAAACTGGATGAAATGGGCTTGTCAGTTATTCGGCTTGGGCATCCGGCACGGGTAACGGAAAGCTCCATGCAGTTCACTCTTGACATGCAGATCGTTAATCATTCGAGTTATTCAGACCTGAAAACGGTGAAGAAAAAGCGGGAAGAGTATATTCGCCTGGCTGGAAAATATAAAAGAAAATTTGGCACTGAGGAAAGGGCGCAGCGGACTCGCCTGTATCAGGAGGCCAGCAGGTTGGCTGAAGAGGCGCGCATGCTGGAAAATTATATCTCTGATGATCTCCTCGACAAGACGCAGGTCATCACTTGTACCCTTGTTGGGGCCTCTCATTATTTGCTCCGCGAAATGAAATTCAAAACAGTCTTTATCGATGAGGCCGCTCAGGCACTGGAACCCGCCTGTTGGATTCCTATTTTAAAAGCCTATCGTGTTGTACTTGCCGGAGATCACCATCAGTTGCCACCAACGATCAAATCTTTTGAGGCAGCCAAAGCGGGTTTGTCCAGGACCCTGTTTGAAAAGACCATCAATAATAATGATGCAGATGAAATGCTGACCATTCAGTACCGGATGAACGAGGAGATTATGGGCTACTCAAACAAGCATTTCTATCAGGGCAGACTGAAAGCGCACCCTACGGTAAAAAATGGCCGATGGGAATCGCTGTCGCCCGTGGTATGGGTGGATACCGCAGGGGCGGGCTTCTTTGAACAACAACACCGGGATTCACGGTCGAGCTTTAACCCTAAAGAAGGACAGATCCTGTTTGGCTACCTGAAGCAACTTGCCGAAGCAAGCCCAGAAAATATTCCTACGGTCGGGATTATTGCCCCCTATAAAGCACAGGTAGAATGGCTGAAGCAACATTTGGAGCAGGAGTGGAAAGACCACCCCTGGCGTGCAAATATTTCGGTGAATACCGTGGATGCCTTTCAGGGGCAGGAGCGGGACATTATCCTGATGAGCATGGTTCGTTCCAATACGGATTGTAAAATTGGCTTTTTGCAGGATCAGCGACGGATGAATGTGGCCATGACCCGCGCAAAAAAACACCTCTGGATTATTGGCGACAGCGCCACTTTGTCTTCTGATGATTTTTTCGATCAGATGTTAAACTATATTCAGAATATCGAAGGCTATCAGTCCGTTTTTGATGCGCAATTCCAAGAATGGATGTGA